A single region of the Paraburkholderia sprentiae WSM5005 genome encodes:
- a CDS encoding NIPSNAP family protein, with product MSQGKPFVDHRIYTIRPRGMAEFIDVFDRLAMPIQLKYLGAPVGFYMSDIGALNQVVHLWGYESLGDYDQRRTERDADPQWPAYLQASAHLIVAQESRIIRRVDFSTLTMLR from the coding sequence ATGAGCCAGGGCAAACCTTTCGTCGACCATCGCATCTACACGATCCGTCCGCGCGGCATGGCGGAATTCATCGACGTCTTCGACCGGCTCGCGATGCCGATTCAGCTCAAGTATCTGGGCGCGCCGGTCGGCTTCTATATGAGTGATATCGGCGCGTTGAACCAGGTCGTGCATCTATGGGGCTATGAGAGCCTCGGCGACTACGACCAGCGCCGCACCGAGCGCGATGCCGATCCGCAGTGGCCCGCGTACCTGCAGGCGTCGGCGCATCTGATCGTCGCGCAGGAGAGCCGCATCATCAGGCGCGTCGACTTCAGCACGCTGACGATGCTGCGCTAG
- a CDS encoding FAD-dependent oxidoreductase: MTNATPGTTLTCDVLVIGSGAGGLSSAITARKHGLDVVVIEKEPFFGGTTAFSGGVLWIPGNHHAKQRGVSDTREAALTYMRNETGAYFDAAAVDAFLDTGPEMLDFFERETAVKFVPTLYPDYHPDVGGGVDIGRSVVAAPFDARALGKDLTRLRAPLKTITFIGMMFNSSNADLKHFFNATRSLPSALYVAKRLASHLKDLALYRRGVQITSGNALAARLAKSALDLGIPIHTNTAARELSVTNGSVSGALVAGPEGEVSIVARRGVVLACGGFSHDVARIARAYAHLRRGGEHLSPVPRGNTGDGVGMAERAGAQVAIRYPQPAAWMPVSRVPMRDGSVGVFPHLVDRYKPGVIGVTRAGKRFCNEANSYHDVGAAMIEPCANERETAMWLICDHATIRKYGLGYAKPSPVPLGPLLRNGYLSKGRTLAELARRAGLDGAALEATMKRYNADAVRGEDREFGRGTTSFNRYLADPEREPNPCVAPIGDGPYYALKVVMGDLGTFDGITTNVSGQVLDGKGAPIAGLYAVGNDRASVMGGNYPGAGITLGPIMTFGYITGRHLAGVSANSANSANTANHPNDAHTRASETVLRTGT, encoded by the coding sequence ATGACTAACGCAACACCCGGCACGACACTCACATGCGACGTGCTCGTCATCGGTTCGGGCGCGGGAGGGCTGTCGAGCGCGATCACCGCGCGCAAACACGGTCTCGATGTCGTTGTGATCGAGAAGGAGCCGTTCTTCGGCGGTACGACCGCGTTCTCGGGCGGCGTGCTGTGGATTCCGGGCAACCATCACGCAAAGCAGAGAGGCGTCAGCGATACGCGCGAAGCCGCGCTGACCTATATGCGCAACGAAACCGGCGCGTATTTCGACGCGGCCGCCGTCGACGCGTTTCTCGACACCGGCCCGGAAATGCTCGACTTCTTCGAGCGCGAGACCGCCGTCAAATTCGTGCCGACGCTGTATCCCGACTATCACCCGGACGTTGGCGGCGGCGTCGACATCGGCCGCTCGGTCGTGGCCGCGCCGTTCGATGCGCGCGCGCTTGGCAAGGACCTCACGCGATTGCGTGCGCCGCTGAAGACGATCACGTTCATCGGCATGATGTTTAATTCATCGAACGCGGACCTGAAGCACTTCTTCAACGCGACGCGTTCGCTGCCGTCCGCGCTGTATGTCGCGAAGCGGCTCGCGAGCCATCTGAAGGATCTTGCGCTGTACCGGCGCGGCGTGCAGATCACGAGCGGCAACGCGCTCGCCGCGCGGCTCGCGAAGTCCGCGCTCGACCTCGGCATTCCGATCCATACCAACACGGCCGCTCGCGAGCTTAGCGTGACGAACGGCAGCGTGAGCGGCGCGCTCGTCGCGGGACCGGAAGGCGAGGTGAGCATCGTCGCGCGACGCGGCGTCGTGCTCGCGTGCGGCGGCTTTTCGCATGACGTTGCGCGGATCGCACGCGCGTATGCGCATCTGCGGCGCGGCGGCGAACACCTGTCACCGGTGCCGCGCGGCAATACCGGCGACGGCGTCGGCATGGCCGAACGTGCCGGCGCGCAAGTGGCGATCCGTTATCCGCAGCCCGCCGCATGGATGCCGGTATCGCGCGTGCCGATGCGCGACGGCAGCGTCGGCGTATTCCCGCATCTGGTGGATCGCTACAAGCCTGGCGTGATCGGCGTGACGCGCGCGGGCAAGCGCTTTTGCAACGAAGCGAATTCGTATCACGACGTGGGCGCCGCGATGATCGAGCCCTGCGCGAATGAACGGGAAACCGCGATGTGGCTGATTTGCGATCACGCGACGATTCGCAAATACGGGCTCGGTTACGCCAAGCCGTCGCCGGTGCCGCTCGGCCCGCTGCTACGCAACGGCTATCTGAGCAAGGGCCGCACGCTCGCGGAACTCGCGCGCCGAGCCGGCCTCGACGGCGCGGCGCTCGAGGCGACCATGAAGCGCTACAACGCCGACGCGGTGCGTGGCGAAGATCGCGAGTTCGGCCGCGGCACGACCTCGTTCAATCGCTATCTTGCCGACCCGGAGCGCGAGCCGAACCCGTGCGTCGCGCCCATCGGCGACGGTCCGTACTATGCGCTGAAGGTCGTGATGGGTGACCTCGGCACCTTCGACGGCATCACGACGAACGTCAGCGGCCAGGTGCTAGACGGGAAAGGCGCGCCGATCGCCGGGCTATACGCGGTCGGTAACGATCGCGCGAGCGTGATGGGCGGCAACTATCCGGGCGCCGGTATCACGCTCGGGCCGATCATGACGTTCGGCTATATCACCGGTCGTCATCTCGCGGGCGTGAGCGCAAACAGCGCAAACAGCGCAAACACCGCTAACCACCCGAATGACGCACACACCCGCGCATCCGAAACCGTATTGAGGACCGGCACATGA
- a CDS encoding MFS transporter — translation MTRSELNIDVQAFIDAQRFSPFQWTILVLCFLVVAADGFDTAAIGFIAPALVQQWGIARSALGPVMSAALVGLGIGALAAGPCADRIGRKTVLVLSVFFFGLWSLAAARATSIESLTLLRFFTGLGLGAAMPNAVTLMSEYAPARIRAVAVNAMFCGFSGGLAIGGLASAWLIPHFGWPSVLVAGGAGPLVLSVLLILLLPESAQFLAVRKRADQRIARILQRIAPRDRFDGCLFFALDVRRDRGDARSQWALAIILSARYRFGTLMLWLAYFMGLLIYYLLTNWLPTLFKDMGFSAEKAALMTSLFPLGGIVGNLCVGWVMDRFAGHRVIAFTYVLVGALVLMVGRGVGHQVWLGALIFLTGTVATSAVTSMSALAASYYPTRARATGVAWMLGIGRVGGVAGALVGAALMGLGWQFGAVFSLLAAPALIAAGGVVLMMRRVPFNHVSADENVGAVAVE, via the coding sequence ATGACCCGCTCCGAACTAAATATCGATGTGCAGGCCTTCATCGACGCACAGCGCTTCTCGCCGTTTCAATGGACGATTCTCGTGCTGTGTTTTCTGGTCGTCGCGGCCGATGGCTTCGACACCGCCGCTATCGGCTTCATTGCGCCGGCGCTCGTGCAGCAGTGGGGCATCGCGCGCAGCGCGCTCGGCCCGGTGATGAGCGCGGCGCTGGTCGGACTCGGCATCGGCGCGCTGGCGGCCGGCCCCTGCGCGGACCGGATCGGACGCAAAACGGTGCTGGTGCTGTCGGTGTTCTTCTTCGGGTTGTGGAGTCTCGCGGCGGCTCGCGCGACGTCGATCGAATCGCTGACCCTGCTGCGCTTTTTCACTGGCTTGGGTCTCGGCGCGGCGATGCCCAACGCGGTCACGCTGATGTCCGAATACGCTCCCGCCAGGATTCGCGCGGTGGCGGTCAATGCGATGTTCTGCGGCTTTTCAGGCGGTCTGGCGATCGGCGGACTCGCGTCCGCTTGGCTGATTCCGCATTTCGGCTGGCCGAGCGTGCTGGTCGCGGGTGGCGCCGGTCCGCTCGTGCTCAGCGTACTGCTGATCCTGTTGCTGCCCGAATCGGCGCAATTTCTCGCGGTGCGCAAGCGGGCCGATCAACGGATCGCGCGAATCCTGCAACGCATCGCGCCCCGCGACCGCTTTGACGGATGCCTTTTTTTCGCGCTCGACGTGCGCCGCGATAGGGGCGACGCACGCTCGCAATGGGCGCTCGCGATCATCCTGTCGGCGCGCTACCGCTTCGGCACGCTGATGCTGTGGCTCGCCTATTTCATGGGGCTGCTGATTTACTATCTGCTGACCAACTGGCTGCCAACCCTGTTCAAGGACATGGGATTTTCCGCTGAAAAGGCTGCGTTGATGACCTCGCTGTTTCCGCTCGGCGGCATCGTCGGCAATCTGTGCGTCGGCTGGGTGATGGATCGCTTCGCCGGGCATCGCGTGATCGCGTTCACCTATGTTCTGGTCGGCGCGCTCGTGTTGATGGTGGGGCGGGGCGTCGGCCATCAGGTCTGGCTCGGTGCGCTGATCTTCCTGACCGGCACGGTCGCGACGAGCGCGGTCACGTCGATGTCGGCGCTCGCGGCAAGTTACTACCCGACCCGGGCCCGGGCGACGGGCGTTGCGTGGATGCTCGGAATTGGCCGCGTCGGCGGCGTGGCGGGTGCGCTCGTCGGTGCGGCGTTGATGGGGCTCGGCTGGCAATTCGGCGCGGTGTTCAGCCTGCTCGCGGCGCCAGCCTTGATCGCGGCCGGCGGGGTCGTACTGATGATGCGGCGCGTGCCGTTCAATCACGTATCGGCCGATGAAAACGTTGGCGCCGTAGCGGTGGAATAA
- a CDS encoding virulence factor family protein has protein sequence MTLHPLFRLAVAASVLSCGALAHAATTTVPGGRYGSVHVTQPDGPLRGFVVLYSQASGWSAADQQSADALAKAGALTVGVDTARYAANLAAKKESCHQLVGDAEALSHQLERQSQSSHYFAPIVAGTGQGATLAMHVLEQAPSNTIAGAVSVDADHALDARFEPCAPDPTVIRDKVPGFVDKASTGNADRARLVALLTPHLQPVPSSADDVSDLPLIELPAAHPNGLMAIVISGDGGWRDLDKTIAQALQKDGVSVVGWDSLRYFWSEQPPAKTSRDLARVMQTYGARWHAQHIALIGYSFGADVMPFAYNRLPQAQRDQVSLMSLLGFAPDADFQIRVGGWLGMPASDKALDVRPELTHVPPSIVQCFYGKNETDTLCPALEKTGVEVIRTAGDHHFGRDYNALEQRILAAFEKHSGVRE, from the coding sequence ATGACATTGCATCCGTTGTTCCGGCTCGCCGTCGCGGCGAGCGTTTTAAGCTGCGGCGCACTCGCGCACGCGGCCACCACCACCGTGCCCGGCGGCCGCTACGGCAGCGTGCACGTGACCCAGCCCGACGGGCCGCTGCGCGGCTTCGTCGTGCTGTATTCGCAGGCGAGCGGCTGGAGCGCGGCCGATCAGCAGAGCGCCGATGCGCTCGCGAAAGCGGGCGCGTTGACGGTCGGCGTCGATACCGCGCGCTACGCGGCCAACCTCGCCGCGAAAAAGGAAAGCTGTCATCAGCTGGTGGGCGATGCCGAGGCGCTCAGCCATCAGCTCGAACGGCAATCGCAATCGAGCCACTATTTCGCGCCGATCGTCGCGGGGACGGGGCAGGGCGCAACGCTCGCGATGCACGTGCTCGAGCAGGCGCCGTCCAATACGATTGCGGGCGCGGTGTCGGTCGATGCCGACCACGCGCTCGACGCACGCTTCGAGCCGTGTGCGCCCGATCCGACCGTGATCCGCGACAAGGTGCCGGGTTTCGTCGACAAGGCGAGCACGGGCAATGCCGATCGCGCGCGTCTCGTCGCGCTGCTGACGCCGCATCTGCAGCCGGTCCCGTCAAGCGCCGACGACGTGTCCGACCTGCCGCTGATCGAGTTGCCGGCCGCGCATCCGAACGGCTTGATGGCGATCGTAATTTCCGGCGATGGCGGCTGGCGCGATCTCGACAAGACAATCGCGCAGGCGCTGCAGAAAGATGGTGTGTCGGTGGTCGGCTGGGACAGCCTGCGTTATTTCTGGAGCGAGCAGCCTCCCGCGAAAACGAGCCGCGATCTCGCGCGCGTGATGCAAACCTATGGCGCGCGCTGGCACGCGCAGCACATCGCGCTGATCGGCTATTCGTTCGGCGCCGATGTCATGCCGTTCGCGTACAACCGTCTGCCGCAGGCGCAGCGCGATCAGGTGTCGCTGATGTCGCTGCTCGGCTTTGCGCCCGACGCCGATTTCCAGATCCGCGTCGGCGGCTGGCTCGGCATGCCCGCAAGCGATAAAGCGCTGGACGTGCGGCCCGAGTTGACGCATGTGCCGCCGTCGATCGTCCAATGCTTCTATGGTAAGAACGAGACCGACACGCTGTGCCCGGCGCTCGAGAAGACCGGTGTCGAAGTCATCCGCACTGCCGGCGATCATCACTTTGGCCGCGACTACAACGCGCTGGAGCAGCGGATTCTCGCGGCATTCGAAAAGCACAGCGGCGTGCGCGAGTGA
- a CDS encoding helix-turn-helix domain-containing protein, translated as MRNIPNYDLYGESARPPWYDAFNFEWIVERSRPNGWHIAAHRHDALLQILYIRRGSGHVLIESEKLTIEAPCLILLPAQTVHGFVFSPEIDGLVITAAQRALESISKAVSPGLVPVLQHPALISVRPAVGERTLMPLFDLLEQEFRGSARGHIAAGMSLMIALFVQVARLTDAASSAGATVNDRRAAQIKRLRELITAHVREHQPIDFYAEKLRVTTTQLGRICREELGHSPLSLVNDQLIREAQRDLVYSGSSIKQIAHALGFEDAAYFSRYFRKQTGVTPKEFQAAAHRDLSLN; from the coding sequence ATGAGGAATATCCCTAACTACGACCTGTACGGAGAGTCCGCGCGGCCGCCGTGGTACGACGCGTTCAATTTCGAATGGATCGTCGAGCGCAGCCGTCCGAACGGCTGGCATATAGCCGCGCACCGGCACGATGCGTTGCTGCAGATTCTGTATATCCGCCGTGGGTCGGGTCACGTGCTGATCGAAAGCGAAAAGCTCACGATCGAAGCGCCATGCCTGATCCTGCTGCCGGCGCAAACCGTGCATGGTTTCGTGTTTTCGCCGGAGATCGACGGGCTCGTGATTACCGCCGCGCAGCGTGCGTTGGAGTCGATTTCGAAAGCGGTGTCGCCAGGCCTCGTGCCGGTGCTGCAACACCCCGCGCTGATATCCGTGCGGCCCGCCGTCGGCGAGCGCACGTTGATGCCGTTGTTCGATTTGCTGGAGCAGGAATTTCGCGGCAGCGCGCGCGGCCATATCGCCGCGGGCATGTCGCTGATGATTGCACTTTTTGTGCAGGTCGCGCGTCTGACCGATGCCGCGTCGAGCGCGGGCGCGACCGTCAATGACCGGCGCGCCGCGCAGATCAAACGGCTACGCGAACTGATCACCGCACACGTGCGTGAGCATCAGCCGATCGATTTTTACGCGGAAAAATTGCGGGTGACCACGACGCAGCTGGGCCGCATTTGTCGTGAAGAGCTCGGGCATTCGCCGCTGTCGCTCGTCAACGACCAGTTGATACGCGAGGCGCAGCGCGATCTGGTGTACTCGGGTTCGAGCATCAAACAGATCGCGCATGCGCTCGGTTTCGAGGACGCCGCCTATTTCAGTCGCTATTTCCGCAAGCAGACGGGCGTCACGCCCAAGGAGTTTCAGGCGGCCGCGCATCGGGACCTATCGCTCAACTAG
- a CDS encoding SDR family NAD(P)-dependent oxidoreductase has protein sequence MNQRKDRCDAEGDSRHWLGLEGSVCVVSGAAGGIGSAIVQALGDAGARVALLDRDEKKCGDVAQALNASGVEALALACDIGDIDSVRGAVSEVEARFGVADVLVNNAGLLRPGGIEEIGLDAWNAMLRVNLTGYMLCSQQFGQPMLKRGAGAIVHVASVAAHHPQTYSGAYSASKAGVTMLSKQIAAEWGPRGIRSNTVCPGMIRTPLSAAFYEHGDIERRRSAMTASRRIGEPDDIADVVAFLASERAAYVNGTEVVVDGGFESMLMDLVPRPGFEANQAAQAGRQVRASGDHHD, from the coding sequence ATGAATCAACGCAAAGATCGATGCGACGCAGAGGGCGACTCGAGACACTGGCTCGGGCTCGAAGGCAGCGTCTGCGTCGTGAGCGGCGCGGCGGGCGGCATCGGCAGTGCCATTGTTCAGGCGTTGGGCGATGCTGGCGCACGCGTGGCGCTGCTGGATCGTGATGAGAAAAAGTGCGGCGACGTCGCGCAAGCGCTGAATGCAAGCGGTGTCGAAGCGCTGGCGCTGGCCTGCGATATCGGCGATATCGATAGTGTGCGCGGCGCGGTGTCGGAAGTCGAAGCGCGCTTCGGCGTCGCCGATGTGCTCGTGAACAACGCGGGTCTGCTACGGCCGGGCGGCATCGAAGAGATTGGACTCGATGCATGGAATGCGATGCTGCGCGTGAACCTGACCGGCTACATGCTGTGCTCGCAGCAATTCGGTCAACCCATGTTGAAGCGCGGCGCTGGCGCGATCGTGCACGTCGCGTCGGTGGCCGCGCATCATCCGCAGACCTATAGCGGCGCCTACAGTGCAAGCAAGGCTGGCGTCACGATGCTGTCGAAGCAGATCGCGGCGGAGTGGGGGCCGCGCGGCATTCGCAGCAATACCGTGTGCCCAGGCATGATCCGCACGCCGCTGTCCGCGGCGTTTTACGAGCACGGCGACATAGAACGCCGGCGCAGCGCGATGACGGCGAGTCGCCGGATCGGTGAACCAGACGATATCGCCGATGTCGTCGCGTTTCTCGCGAGCGAACGTGCCGCGTATGTGAACGGCACCGAAGTCGTCGTCGACGGCGGCTTCGAAAGCATGCTGATGGACCTCGTGCCGCGTCCCGGCTTCGAAGCCAATCAGGCCGCGCAAGCCGGCCGCCAGGTCCGCGCATCGGGAGACCATCATGACTAA
- a CDS encoding 4-hydroxybenzoate 3-monooxygenase: MRTQVGIIGAGPAGLLLSHLLHLRGIDSVVLETRTRDQIESTIRAGVLEQGTMDLLTQTGLGERMKAEGALHHGFELAFEGKRRRIDLSGLTGHAITVYAQHEVIKDLVAARVAAGAELRFGVSDTSVHGIDTDKPSIRYRHEDAEHELQCDFVIGCDGSQGVSRQAIPQALRRDFERVYPFGWFGILCEGPPSSDELIYARHERGFALISTRSPNVQRMYFQCDPKDSVNNWSDDRIWAELHARADSDEGHKVVDGKIFQKNIVGMRSFVSTTMQHGRLFLAGDAAHIVPPTGAKGMNLAVADVNVLSKALDAFYKENCTDLLDRYSETALKRIWRAEHFSYWMTSMMHRIEGASAFEQQLQVAELEYVTTSRTAATVLAENYVGVAGAQMQAQL, from the coding sequence ATGCGCACCCAAGTCGGCATCATCGGTGCAGGGCCCGCTGGCCTGCTTCTTTCCCATCTGCTTCATCTGCGCGGTATCGACTCGGTCGTGCTCGAAACGCGCACGCGCGATCAGATCGAATCCACGATACGGGCCGGCGTGCTCGAGCAGGGCACGATGGACCTGCTGACGCAAACCGGTCTCGGCGAACGCATGAAAGCCGAAGGCGCGCTGCATCACGGTTTCGAACTCGCGTTCGAAGGCAAGCGCCGGCGCATCGATCTGAGCGGCCTCACCGGTCATGCAATCACGGTTTATGCCCAGCACGAAGTGATCAAGGATCTCGTCGCGGCCCGCGTCGCAGCGGGCGCCGAACTGCGTTTCGGCGTGTCGGATACGTCGGTGCACGGCATCGATACCGATAAGCCGTCGATCCGCTATCGGCACGAAGACGCGGAGCACGAGCTGCAATGCGACTTCGTGATCGGCTGCGACGGCTCGCAAGGCGTGTCGCGTCAGGCGATTCCGCAGGCGCTGCGTCGAGACTTCGAGCGCGTCTATCCGTTTGGCTGGTTCGGCATTCTGTGCGAAGGGCCGCCGTCGTCGGACGAACTGATCTACGCGCGCCACGAGCGCGGCTTCGCGCTGATCAGCACGCGCTCGCCGAACGTGCAGCGCATGTATTTCCAGTGCGATCCGAAGGACTCGGTCAACAACTGGTCCGACGATCGGATCTGGGCCGAGTTGCATGCACGCGCCGATTCGGACGAAGGCCACAAGGTCGTCGACGGCAAGATTTTCCAGAAGAACATCGTCGGTATGCGCAGCTTCGTGTCGACGACGATGCAGCACGGCCGCCTGTTCCTGGCTGGCGACGCCGCGCATATCGTGCCGCCAACCGGCGCGAAGGGCATGAACCTCGCCGTCGCCGACGTGAACGTGCTCAGCAAGGCGCTCGACGCGTTCTACAAGGAAAACTGCACCGATCTGCTCGACCGCTACAGCGAAACTGCGCTCAAACGCATCTGGCGCGCCGAGCACTTCTCGTACTGGATGACCAGCATGATGCATCGTATCGAAGGCGCGTCGGCGTTCGAGCAACAGCTGCAGGTTGCCGAGCTCGAGTACGTCACGACGTCGCGCACGGCCGCGACGGTGCTGGCGGAAAACTACGTCGGCGTCGCCGGCGCGCAGATGCAGGCGCAACTGTGA